From the Candidatus Angelobacter sp. genome, one window contains:
- a CDS encoding GNAT family N-acetyltransferase — translation MQTTPMNWTLRLAREDDIPALEQLIPLSVRALQSAYYSAAQMEAALGPVFGVDRQLIQDDTYFVVEHDRQIIGCGGWSKRRSLFGSDHGRVEPDAELDPEHDSARIRAFFVHPAWARQGIGRCLLIACEQAIREARFRTIDLVATLAGEPLYAAFGYTEVQRYEVPMSGGLSLPVVRMTKSLQPVAQPRRR, via the coding sequence GTGCAAACGACGCCGATGAACTGGACACTACGCCTCGCGCGCGAGGATGACATTCCTGCGTTGGAACAGCTCATACCGCTGTCGGTGCGAGCGTTGCAGTCGGCGTACTACTCGGCGGCACAAATGGAGGCGGCCCTGGGGCCGGTCTTTGGTGTTGATCGCCAGCTCATCCAAGACGACACTTACTTTGTCGTGGAACATGATCGTCAGATTATCGGCTGCGGCGGATGGAGCAAACGCCGTTCGCTCTTCGGCAGTGACCACGGGAGAGTTGAACCAGACGCTGAGCTTGACCCGGAGCATGATTCGGCACGCATCCGTGCGTTCTTCGTGCATCCGGCCTGGGCGCGTCAGGGTATCGGGCGCTGCCTGCTCATTGCCTGCGAGCAAGCGATACGCGAGGCGCGCTTCCGCACGATTGATCTGGTGGCGACGCTGGCCGGTGAGCCGCTTTACGCGGCGTTTGGATACACGGAGGTTCAGCGATACGAGGTTCCAATGAGTGGAGGGTTGAGTCTGCCAGTGGTGCGGATGACGAAAAGTCTGCAACCCGTCGCTCAACCCCGTCGTCGATAG
- a CDS encoding carbohydrate-binding family 9-like protein, with product MKPIVPQGYVCYHTTGSIMMDGRLDEPDWKKAPWTHDFADIEGDRKPKPRFRTRAKMLWDDQYFYVATELKEPHVWATLTNHDAVIFNDNDFEVFIDPDGDSHEYYEFEMNALNTGWDLLLKKPYKDGGPALNEWEIPGLKTAVHVNGTLNNPADRDKGWSMEIAFPWKALAEYAHRRTPPDEGDQWRVDFSRVEWQINIVNGKYEKVPGTREDNWVWSPQGIIDMHRPEKWGYVQFTRKKFGKAKFVTDPAMKVRNALQEIYYAQRDYEAKNHRWATTLDELRLSIDAGRGLTKAPTLQMAKDGFEATAEVKLPDGRIERWHIRQDARVWKE from the coding sequence ATGAAGCCGATCGTGCCGCAGGGCTACGTTTGCTACCACACGACGGGTTCGATCATGATGGACGGGCGGTTGGATGAACCAGATTGGAAGAAAGCACCGTGGACGCATGATTTCGCGGATATTGAAGGTGACAGGAAACCGAAGCCGCGTTTTCGCACGCGCGCCAAAATGCTTTGGGACGATCAATACTTCTACGTCGCCACCGAACTGAAGGAGCCGCATGTCTGGGCCACGCTCACCAACCACGACGCCGTGATTTTCAACGACAACGATTTCGAGGTGTTCATCGACCCGGACGGCGACAGCCACGAGTACTACGAATTCGAGATGAACGCGCTCAACACCGGCTGGGACCTCCTGCTGAAAAAGCCGTACAAGGACGGCGGCCCGGCGTTGAACGAATGGGAGATTCCCGGGCTCAAGACAGCCGTACATGTCAATGGGACGCTCAATAATCCCGCGGATCGCGATAAAGGCTGGTCGATGGAAATCGCATTTCCATGGAAGGCACTCGCCGAATACGCGCATCGTCGGACGCCACCAGACGAAGGCGACCAATGGCGAGTCGATTTCTCGCGCGTGGAATGGCAGATCAACATCGTGAACGGAAAATATGAAAAGGTGCCGGGCACGCGGGAAGATAATTGGGTCTGGTCGCCGCAGGGAATTATCGACATGCACCGTCCGGAGAAGTGGGGCTACGTGCAATTCACGAGAAAGAAATTCGGCAAAGCAAAGTTCGTGACTGACCCTGCTATGAAAGTGCGCAACGCGCTTCAGGAGATTTATTACGCGCAGCGGGATTACGAGGCGAAGAACCATCGCTGGGCGACGACACTGGATGAACTGAGATTGTCCATTGACGCTGGCAGGGGATTAACCAAAGCGCCAACGCTACAAATGGCGAAGGACGGTTTTGAAGCGACGGCGGAAGTCAAACTGCCGGATGGTCGCATCGAGCGCTGGCACATCCGCCAGGATGCGCGCGTGTGGAAGGAATAG